In one Methylocaldum szegediense genomic region, the following are encoded:
- a CDS encoding S49 family peptidase: MTDTTYSDAKNPVVSDDTWAREALLRIVEENMAEWRRSRRWRFVFKALSYSFVALMLVMTAYSGWRTFEAQRSPHAAVIKIMGQISAESGANADRIIQGVRRAFSNEFAKAVILEINSPGGSPVQAGMVYDEIKALKIKYPEKTVTAVIDDVGASAAYYIAAAADRIYASRASVVGSIGVRMDSFGFTGLMEKLGIERRLYTAGKYKGILDMFTEPEPEALAQIHATLATIHRQFIDVVKEGRGERLANDPNLFTGMFWSGEEGRTLGLIDGYGDVRHVAETVLNLDTSLDYTPREDFWTAVNKLRAEVSGLLQGLISLISLVEGPRLL, translated from the coding sequence ATGACCGACACGACCTATTCCGATGCGAAGAACCCGGTGGTATCTGACGATACCTGGGCGCGCGAGGCTCTGCTCAGGATCGTCGAGGAAAATATGGCAGAGTGGCGCCGGTCCAGGCGATGGCGTTTCGTCTTCAAAGCGCTATCGTACAGCTTTGTGGCGTTGATGTTGGTAATGACCGCCTATTCCGGGTGGCGGACGTTCGAAGCGCAGCGCAGTCCCCACGCTGCCGTAATCAAAATAATGGGGCAAATTTCTGCCGAATCAGGAGCCAACGCCGATCGAATCATTCAGGGGGTCCGCCGGGCGTTTTCGAACGAGTTTGCGAAGGCGGTCATTCTTGAGATTAACAGCCCGGGCGGCAGTCCTGTCCAGGCCGGCATGGTTTACGACGAGATTAAAGCTCTCAAGATCAAGTATCCGGAAAAAACAGTTACTGCAGTTATCGACGATGTTGGCGCGTCCGCCGCTTACTACATCGCTGCGGCGGCCGATCGAATCTACGCCAGCCGGGCAAGTGTCGTGGGCTCGATTGGCGTACGGATGGATTCGTTCGGGTTTACCGGCCTGATGGAAAAGCTCGGCATCGAGCGAAGGCTGTATACGGCGGGGAAATACAAAGGAATCCTGGATATGTTCACCGAACCTGAACCGGAGGCACTGGCGCAGATTCATGCGACGCTCGCGACCATCCATAGGCAATTCATCGATGTTGTGAAGGAAGGTCGAGGCGAGAGGTTGGCAAACGACCCCAACCTCTTCACCGGGATGTTTTGGTCTGGTGAGGAGGGCCGGACACTGGGTCTGATTGACGGCTATGGGGATGTTCGGCATGTGGCGGAAACGGTCCTGAACCTCGACACGTCACTGGATTACACGCCGCGGGAGGATTTCTGGACGGCTGTGAACAAGTTACGCGCGGAGGTTTCCGGTTTGCTCCAGGGATTAATTAGCCTTATTTCGCTTGTTGAGGGACCGAGGTTACTTTGA
- a CDS encoding DUF3150 domain-containing protein, which yields MKETTQILDRLRVVKIDAHIWGGRKKLRKEDLILAAGSELPPEDLASLGSKKIVDPAELAVFHRLKKEAERTCLKAGTRFLGGFAVPEGSIDAIRSELDTIASEFKAARDAFLSRYDQTVEEWIDRHRRFETAIRRAVEPIEAVAAGISFEYVVFRVSHPESTDAGGKADETLNRKVGSLSETLFREIAQEANELVESSLLGREKVTRKALSPLKRIRDKLDGLAFLDHRVQPVVETIDGLLARTPKSGPIEGQFLSELVATALLLSDPEKTKRHGEGLYEAEFAVTPHQNVESASVSVPEDNPPEPENVSPIDLFGDLLDEVDLAPSPEQETVPAMVHEIGLPKPVPEPAMAEDFWF from the coding sequence ATGAAAGAAACCACTCAAATTCTCGACCGCCTGCGTGTGGTCAAAATCGATGCCCACATTTGGGGCGGGCGAAAGAAACTCCGTAAGGAGGATCTGATCTTGGCTGCCGGCAGCGAGTTGCCGCCCGAGGATCTAGCCTCATTGGGGTCGAAGAAGATCGTCGACCCTGCGGAACTGGCTGTCTTCCACCGCCTGAAAAAGGAAGCAGAAAGAACGTGCCTAAAGGCTGGCACGCGCTTCCTTGGTGGCTTTGCCGTCCCGGAAGGATCGATCGACGCGATCCGCTCCGAACTGGATACGATAGCTTCGGAGTTCAAAGCGGCCCGGGATGCATTCCTCTCCCGTTACGACCAAACGGTAGAGGAGTGGATAGATCGGCACCGCCGTTTTGAGACCGCAATCCGCCGTGCGGTGGAGCCGATCGAGGCGGTCGCTGCTGGAATCAGCTTTGAGTACGTCGTGTTCCGGGTATCTCACCCGGAATCGACAGATGCCGGCGGCAAGGCTGACGAAACGCTCAACCGCAAGGTTGGCTCACTAAGCGAAACTCTGTTCCGAGAAATCGCTCAAGAGGCTAACGAACTCGTGGAGAGTTCCCTTCTGGGACGCGAGAAGGTCACCCGCAAGGCCTTGAGTCCCCTCAAACGGATTCGGGACAAACTGGACGGGTTGGCGTTTCTCGACCATCGAGTTCAGCCGGTGGTTGAAACGATCGACGGCTTGCTGGCCCGGACACCGAAAAGCGGACCGATCGAAGGGCAGTTTCTCAGTGAACTGGTAGCGACCGCATTGTTGCTGTCCGACCCCGAGAAGACCAAGCGTCACGGGGAAGGACTGTATGAGGCGGAGTTTGCTGTGACGCCTCATCAGAACGTCGAGAGCGCTTCGGTCTCTGTGCCAGAAGACAATCCGCCAGAACCAGAAAACGTTTCCCCGATTGACCTTTTCGGCGACCTTCTGGATGAGGTCGACCTGGCTCCGTCTCCAGAACAAGAGACGGTACCGGCAATGGTACATGAGATCGGGCTGCCAAAGCCTGTTCCCGAACCGGCAATGGCAGAAGATTTCTGGTTCTAG
- the traN gene encoding conjugal transfer mating pair stabilization protein TraN: MSTSWFRRHPVFAWPLVAVLNVAVAWTPFGLAYGDAFGEAARQGQATGRAVVEDFRFPDLNEPTGALTLNPGTGQESTLPLKDLFPDSDQGNLNDLTGLYGDNAATVAAGLDAQTALKTEATHTGEAYRTVIHSARRAHPDLRKDPIWTKTEEVLDNHDLFAKTFADCTASTVFTEHEFEARLPDYKTCLRVPNPPSTCTATRNYTVSQDTVEVKLGTIGKHDVSFSFDLKNGTGTWWSDIGAGGIVEVPKLDYAKICDASAPYRIRHVKTVGWLDSGLWSNDGGFQVDDSVSQGIAQMPSCENGLVGTFWQHDVGGENWVMAAKLYFSVERVDKVEWLWSNAKCPELVNAVRDNLCSSASVSCTNDPGVYNAKLDQKCFEYNGVRICESDLPEPLLPQIPKTCGAVSINAQCDFAGGAGTCWTDSAGVHCLTPGGGGQTCEDLEAQGCAFIRSECVDGTEGETSGTCWRSSDLYDCGTTQTIPTLRGASKQTCAGPVRCMGEDCVTVDRTQSQDFVRAVAALHASQQMAMDTVCETEINEQEGQGFEFTTCQVFKGEARACKIAGGLVTLVDCCNAPTSTGLGDYIDLLFAVGQLDSAIMRLHKSDGLFAAWEKLRQPVVNVWDTVTGLYDRAVDAITGSTQAAASTVAKEGLISQFQTMLMKEVATWVGQTFGGAAGNLLFSAANGMEAFDASGQLTAAGQNGVQLGGGGAYIGTALNVIMMAYTIYMIVVIVVQIVFECEQSEYELVARKALKSCTNLGTYCEEENEFGVCFLHKESYCCFASPLARILQEQIRPQLGMSFGKKENPDCSGIPVEKLQYVDWSRVNLDEWLAILASTGHLPDVSSAAAKLNLERLTGAGSRLNVDGTRLNTLDRNRVRLDGLDVPAIRREAEEEGWALGPK; encoded by the coding sequence ATGTCCACATCCTGGTTCCGCCGCCATCCCGTGTTCGCCTGGCCGCTCGTCGCCGTGCTCAACGTCGCGGTCGCCTGGACGCCGTTCGGTCTCGCCTACGGCGATGCGTTCGGCGAGGCCGCGCGTCAGGGCCAGGCGACTGGCCGAGCCGTGGTCGAGGACTTCCGGTTTCCGGACCTGAACGAGCCGACCGGGGCGCTGACCCTGAATCCGGGTACCGGACAGGAGAGCACGTTGCCACTCAAGGACCTCTTCCCCGACTCGGATCAGGGGAACCTGAACGATCTGACCGGACTGTACGGGGACAACGCCGCGACCGTGGCTGCAGGCCTCGACGCCCAAACGGCGCTCAAGACCGAAGCGACTCATACCGGCGAAGCGTACCGGACCGTCATCCACTCGGCCCGTCGCGCCCATCCCGATCTTCGGAAGGATCCGATCTGGACGAAAACCGAAGAGGTGCTCGACAACCATGACCTCTTTGCAAAAACGTTCGCCGATTGCACGGCCAGCACGGTCTTCACGGAGCACGAGTTCGAGGCGCGCCTCCCCGACTACAAGACCTGCCTGCGCGTACCGAACCCGCCGTCCACCTGCACCGCGACGCGGAACTACACCGTGTCGCAGGACACGGTCGAGGTGAAGCTCGGCACGATCGGCAAGCACGACGTGTCCTTCAGCTTCGATCTGAAGAACGGCACCGGTACCTGGTGGAGCGATATCGGCGCGGGCGGCATCGTCGAGGTGCCCAAGCTCGACTACGCGAAAATCTGCGACGCCTCGGCGCCTTACCGAATTCGCCATGTCAAGACCGTGGGATGGCTGGATTCCGGTCTCTGGAGCAACGACGGCGGGTTTCAGGTCGACGATTCGGTCTCGCAGGGCATCGCGCAGATGCCGTCCTGCGAGAACGGGCTGGTAGGCACGTTCTGGCAGCACGACGTCGGTGGCGAAAACTGGGTGATGGCCGCGAAGCTGTATTTCAGCGTCGAGCGCGTCGACAAGGTCGAGTGGCTCTGGTCGAACGCGAAATGTCCCGAGTTGGTCAACGCAGTCCGGGACAACTTGTGTTCGAGCGCGAGCGTAAGCTGCACGAACGACCCCGGCGTTTACAACGCGAAGCTCGATCAGAAGTGCTTTGAATACAATGGTGTCCGGATTTGCGAATCGGATCTGCCAGAGCCGTTGCTGCCACAGATTCCGAAGACGTGCGGCGCGGTCTCGATCAACGCGCAATGCGATTTCGCCGGCGGGGCCGGAACCTGCTGGACCGATAGTGCGGGCGTACACTGCCTGACGCCGGGTGGAGGAGGGCAGACCTGTGAGGACCTCGAGGCCCAGGGCTGCGCCTTTATTCGGTCCGAATGTGTGGACGGTACGGAAGGGGAGACGTCCGGGACCTGCTGGCGGTCCAGCGACCTCTACGACTGCGGTACGACGCAGACCATTCCGACGCTCCGCGGCGCGAGCAAGCAGACCTGTGCCGGTCCGGTCCGCTGCATGGGCGAGGACTGCGTCACCGTGGATCGGACCCAGAGCCAGGATTTCGTGCGTGCGGTGGCCGCCCTCCATGCGAGCCAGCAGATGGCCATGGACACGGTGTGCGAGACCGAGATCAACGAACAGGAAGGGCAGGGCTTCGAGTTCACGACCTGCCAGGTCTTCAAGGGCGAGGCGCGTGCGTGCAAAATCGCGGGCGGCCTGGTCACGCTGGTCGATTGCTGCAACGCGCCGACCTCGACCGGGCTGGGCGACTATATCGATCTGTTGTTCGCCGTCGGACAGTTGGACAGCGCGATCATGCGGCTCCACAAGTCCGATGGTCTGTTTGCCGCCTGGGAAAAGCTTCGACAACCTGTCGTCAACGTTTGGGATACGGTTACCGGGCTCTACGATCGGGCGGTGGACGCGATCACCGGATCGACCCAGGCCGCGGCAAGCACGGTGGCGAAGGAGGGCCTGATCAGCCAGTTCCAGACGATGCTGATGAAGGAGGTGGCGACCTGGGTGGGACAGACGTTCGGGGGCGCAGCGGGGAACTTGCTGTTCAGTGCCGCGAACGGAATGGAGGCTTTCGATGCGTCAGGCCAACTAACCGCCGCAGGCCAAAACGGAGTTCAACTCGGCGGGGGCGGTGCCTATATTGGCACCGCGCTGAACGTGATCATGATGGCCTATACCATCTACATGATCGTGGTCATCGTCGTCCAGATCGTCTTCGAGTGCGAGCAATCGGAGTATGAGTTGGTGGCAAGGAAGGCACTAAAGAGCTGTACCAACCTGGGCACCTATTGCGAGGAGGAGAACGAGTTCGGCGTCTGTTTCCTGCACAAGGAGAGCTACTGCTGCTTCGCGTCGCCGCTCGCGAGAATCCTGCAGGAACAGATCCGCCCGCAACTCGGCATGAGCTTCGGTAAGAAGGAGAACCCCGATTGCAGCGGTATTCCGGTCGAGAAGTTGCAGTATGTCGACTGGTCCAGGGTCAACCTGGACGAATGGCTGGCCATCCTGGCCTCGACGGGTCATCTGCCGGACGTATCGAGCGCCGCCGCGAAACTGAATCTCGAGCGGCTGACCGGTGCCGGCAGCCGGCTCAACGTCGACGGTACGCGCCTGAATACGCTCGACCGCAACCGGGTGAGACTCGACGGGCTTGACGTGCCAGCGATCCGCCGAGAAGCGGAGGAAGAAGGCTGGGCCTTGGGGCCGAAGTGA
- a CDS encoding TraU family protein, which produces MKYPALCGCHIYPFIPKNQYRMTLFYPVAETTRAHAIGESTFRWGGAKAFPGPGEDHVYLLWRWQDCCAGI; this is translated from the coding sequence ATGAAATATCCGGCCTTATGCGGTTGCCACATCTACCCCTTTATTCCGAAAAACCAGTACAGGATGACCCTCTTTTACCCGGTGGCCGAAACCACCCGCGCGCATGCGATCGGCGAAAGCACGTTTCGTTGGGGAGGCGCAAAAGCCTTTCCAGGGCCGGGGGAGGATCATGTCTATCTCTTGTGGCGCTGGCAGGACTGCTGCGCGGGGATATAG
- a CDS encoding AAA family ATPase gives MYQSFPIAETFGIQAPPKMTVEGFADANHPKIPAKRDYVFRKEPLRDVLAFLNVPNGDGLYITGPTGAGKTSLITQVAARLNWPVHAVTCHGRLELNDLLGQFTLVNGSMQFVHGPLAQAVRDGHLLILNEIDLMDPSELAGLNDIVEGQPLVIPQNGGEVIRPHPKFRLIATGNSAGSGDRNGLYQGVLRQNLAFMDRFRILEIGYPEPELEDTVLAKTVPAMPAVIREKMIRVANEIRKLFVGGDAGAGMLSVTMSTRGLIRWASLTVAFKGAPNALEYALDRALALRAEPEERLAIHRIAADVFGQDWQST, from the coding sequence ATGTATCAATCTTTTCCAATCGCGGAAACCTTCGGGATCCAGGCTCCGCCCAAGATGACGGTCGAGGGTTTCGCCGACGCCAACCATCCCAAGATCCCGGCCAAACGGGACTACGTATTCCGCAAGGAACCTTTGCGGGATGTTTTGGCATTCCTGAACGTTCCGAACGGTGATGGCCTGTACATCACCGGTCCAACCGGGGCGGGCAAGACCTCGTTGATTACCCAGGTCGCGGCCCGGCTCAACTGGCCGGTGCATGCGGTGACCTGCCACGGCCGACTGGAGCTGAACGACTTGCTCGGCCAGTTCACGCTGGTCAACGGGAGCATGCAGTTCGTGCATGGTCCCCTGGCCCAGGCGGTCCGAGACGGTCACCTGCTCATCCTGAACGAGATTGACCTAATGGACCCGTCCGAACTGGCCGGGCTCAATGACATCGTCGAGGGACAACCCCTCGTGATTCCTCAAAACGGTGGGGAAGTGATTCGGCCCCATCCGAAGTTCCGCCTGATCGCTACGGGCAACAGCGCCGGTAGCGGCGACAGGAATGGGCTCTACCAGGGCGTGCTTAGACAGAACCTCGCCTTTATGGACCGTTTCCGGATCTTGGAGATCGGTTATCCGGAGCCGGAACTCGAAGACACGGTGCTCGCAAAAACGGTGCCGGCAATGCCGGCCGTCATCCGGGAAAAGATGATCCGGGTCGCGAACGAGATCCGGAAACTCTTTGTCGGGGGCGATGCGGGCGCCGGGATGCTCAGCGTCACCATGTCCACGCGTGGACTCATTCGCTGGGCCTCGTTGACCGTGGCGTTCAAGGGCGCGCCGAACGCCCTGGAGTACGCCCTGGACCGGGCCTTGGCCTTGCGGGCCGAACCCGAGGAACGCCTGGCGATCCACCGGATTGCGGCCGATGTCTTTGGCCAGGATTGGCAGAGTACCTGA